The DNA region acaagaaaaataaaaaataccaaaTATAATATGTTTCCTGCaagttttaatttattaataCCAAGGAATTAAGGGCTTAGCAAAGTCAGGATATTGTGAAAGCTTTATTGTACCATTATCAAACAAGCTtatgtttttcaattttgttcTTTCACAGTACTTAAATTTGGGGTGGGCACAAACTAAAATATATCGTTCATCTTTTAGAAATGCTTTATCATTGATGATGCTGAAAGAATTGAAAGAACGTTTGCTTGACTGTCACGAAGACAAGGATGTCAGGGTTGTCATCATTGATCATAATGGACCCGTGTTTTCATCTGGTCATGATTTGAAAGAACTTGTAAGTTTAATTAAATATGAATGCACAATAGAAATTCAATTGTACATAACGCTATGTGAGTAGGGGTTTTGTAAAGGCTATTACATGACGGCAAAATAGAATCTCAGAAACCATCGAAAATTATTGTGTCTGGAGtgccaccctcgtccccagggttttctgCCTTCTTGATATGATAAATGACGTGGATAAATGCCCTGGTATTGTTGTTTGGATATTGAAATATTATTGGCTTTTACTTTTTCGCCTAATTATTACATTTTTCCTTAGTCACCACTTTTTCAGGTCAAGATTAAAATGGTGCATTGAGCTGTGGTCGATTGTATTTGTAAACAACAACGGTTTGTTAAAAAGCtagttaaatttataaaaaacgtttGATTTTACTTTGatagatttattaaaaaactgaCTAGTTTGTCGTTGTACATTAAGAAAGAATAGTAGActgctaaaataataaaaacaacagtcCTGTCTTTTAGCAAGTGTTTGTAGAGCTAGCTAGTTAAGCTAGCTAAAACAAGGTTGTTAATATGCTTAGAACATTTTGGTGGTGTAAAACTTACTGCAGACGTGCTAATAACAGATatctttatgtattttttatgtattttagtttggtactttgtttacatttagctATTAGCTACCTCAACTTTTTCAACGTTTGCGAAATACGATAGGATTCGAGACTTTCTTCCTCCTTAAATTGCAATAAGAACATATTTGTGTAAAATCAGATAGACAAGAATAAATCCTACAAGTATGTGTATTTTTGGGAACCCTaaaatttatcaaatatttACTTAAGTTAATGAATGTGTCCAAGAAGAAGGATATAATAACACTTGGAGAAGGGGAAATCTTACGTCTCTGAGAAATCTATAAATTTCAATAATACCTTAACCGTTTTTATGCAGAGGCAGGTAAAACTAACCTGCTCCACCCACAAGTTCAAAAAGACGCGGTATGGTAAAACGTTGGCACATTTGAACTTAAATGTGGAGAGGTTTTTTATTGACAAAGTACCTTACTGTAATTAAGAAAATAGGAAACTTGGTTACACCTATCAAGCATTGCAGATATTTTTGTTTAGACCCTATTTCAATCATGAGAATTGCTCATAATATTTTTTGCACATGCATCTTTGTCAAAATTCATATACTGTCAAAAATCGTTTATCGGTGTCCCTGAGAACAACTAAATTCAGAAACTCAGGATCTATGATAATAGTGGAAGTATTTTTTGAATCAAATTTACCAAACCAACCTAAAAACATGTTATAGGAAGATTCaagtgtttattttaatttttttatttttagcaaaaagtATGTTTTGAACAAGAAGTATTTTTATAGCCCACTTCACTGGCCACCTTAACAGCgaatttcaactttaagaaaattttccaTGGAACGAAATAGAGAGGAACAGGACAGAAAATTTTCTACTTGTAATTTCCATTCCATAACATTGCGCATTTTTAAACAGAAAGTAAACACTGCAATTTTCATGGCTAAGCAATTCTTCAGTTTTCTAGCAAAGAAAAGGTTGAACTCCATTCTACTTTGCTCAGAACAGAACATCATCAACAtcctcggcttaacgtccgttttccatgctagtatgggttggacgggtatatttatgaccctcttccaatcagAAAATTTTCTATTCAtgaatgtaaacattttaagtaTACTTGCTCAGACATTTTTCTGTTCCTTTCCATTCcattccacaaaaaaaattcttgaagtgGAAAATAGCCTTTAGTTTATATCCCTTTCAGTACATAAAGTCATACTTGTATTCAGATTAAGGAGGAATTTTGAACAAGAGTAGAACTTGCtaactttgcaaaaaaatcaTTCTCGTAAAAATTCAAAAGTATTTCGAAACTAGTAGTAATATTAATTTCGTGTGAGAtaactgtatattttacattaaataaaCACCTATGGGGAGACCATCGGATAATATAAATACTAATGTAGTTGTGGTTCTTCTGTTTTAAATAACAGAATGTCAAAATGTCTAAGACAAGCCTTTATAATATCTGAAGCTGTCCACATATATTCAGAAATTAGTCTACCCTTCTCTTCACTgccttgttttttttcataGGATTTAAAGCgccacaaaaattaattttttttccatcaaGTGGATTTAAAATCTAACAATGAACTATCTAAGTTCAGCAAAGAACATCTTCATTTAGGAAAGCTAGCTAAACTATATTAAAGTATTATATAACCTGCTAAAAAGGCAGAACAccattttttaacttgaaaGACTCTTATTGCAGTTGCCAAGATAATTGTTGTTGTATATTTCACTCGTGAGACAATAATTTTCTGTTGCTGGAACATACAATTCTGCCCGCTAAAATTCCGCCATAGTTAGTCGCATAAATAACGTATGATGGGTTCGCATAATCTGGCCATATATTGGCCAAAAATCACTTAACGATACCAGGGTATATTTTGTCGtcatcaaaaatacaaaaaaccttggggacgagggtgtCAGGAGTGCTTTTTTAGAAACTTATTTCTAGGgagaaaaaagaaatacttaCCCGAGTGAGCATTGAAGCAGGAAAACGTCCTGTTAGTTAGAAGCATTTaccatttttaagaaaaaggaCAATGTCACCTAAAGTGACTTTAACAAGTGAAATTGACCAGTTATTTTCTAGACAGTTGTAACGGTGCCTCAACcaaagttttaatgtttttgtaaaaagtacTGTACTCTTCCTTTGCAAATGCATTCACTTATCCATTGTtctatgaaaattaaaaacttaaaggaaaaaacgttaaaataagtaaaatataaaaacgactttgaTCTTAACAAGTGATATAAATTATGTAAAGTGATGGTTTTATGGTATCTTTATATTATGAAGGGTTTTGAAATTCAGTGTATTTATTTTCAAGCGGGACTTTATTTTATTCCAGCAATCTAACACGGGAAGTGAATACCACACAAAGATATTTCAAACATGCACAGAAGTGATGAATCTTGTACAAGTAAGTCATGTGTTGTCACAGAGAAGGAGAAAGAGTTGCAAAAAAGAGAAGGGAATTATATACCGAATGCTTTTATAATCTTTTCAATTGCACTctctttttttgtgtttgttgacGTAATATAGGTTGAAGATAACAACTAAGAGTTGACGCACAGTGAATACTGGAATATCGGTCTAACagtttttcaaaaagttttattaaCCTTGTTCACATCTGAGGAACCATAAAGTGGTATTTTTACACCTCGAATCGTTCCTTgacattttttcatggaatgcAATAcatatttcagtttttttttctttactgtaCACATTTCGTATTTTTCTTCCAAGAGTGTAGTATTATTTCTCTTTGTAGATGTAGTTTTTTGTTTACGAATAAGTGATAATAAAAAATGCCAAACCACTTGCTAATTTCATATTACGAACTACAAAAACTTTTAATGATACTTATTATCAAATACAAACTTAGCAATGTTTGCAAATCTAAGGCCAATTTTTATGTACGTCCTCCTTTATATTAGTACAGCAATCCTGTGTTCGAAAGTCAGACGTTATGGGCGCTTTAGGGTATTCTTCCTTTAACTGCAGAAACTACTGAATGTCTTACATTACATCATAAACAACTCCAGAAGTagaaaaaagcttctttttttatctgttCAAGGCTGCAGCAGAAAAAAGATGGAGGTTGTGCAAGTCAAAACAATACACATACCTCACCTACTATGAATTATTAGGACTCGTACTTGTATCTGTTTTTTAGGATATAGATGTACCAGTTATTGCTGAAGTAAATGGTAGGATTTCTCATTACCCTTGTTGTTCTTAGAGATAATCGACTCTTTGGTGAACTGAAGGACGTTCCTAAAAAATATGTTCTAAACACTCTCTTTGAAGTTACGGACTGCTTTTCTTTCCTTATCCTCAACAGATTTGCATTTTAAGAAGCAAATATAGTCCACAAGATATGTAAAATTGTAACAATTTTCATAATAATTTGTTTACATGGCATTGTTTTCGTTTACAGGTGTTGCAACAGCAGCAGGTTGTCAGTTAGTAGCTACATGTGACTTAGCTGTTGCATCTGATAAATCAATATTCGCTGTACCAGGGTATGTTGATTGGTAATATGTTATTGTTTACAAAGTGACATGGAAGTAAGACTGATAGTCTATTTTGCCAACTGATCCAACATGTCTGACGCAAAGCATCTGACCAATCGTTTTACCCCTAGCACagtcttgaaaaaaaatatattactttttgtttacttttttataccTACCTGATTTTTACGGCCAATATTTGCCAGTTTAGTAGAGGGTAAGCATCTGACCAATCGTTCTATCCTTAGCGCAGccttgaaaaaatattattttttgtttacttttttacgTACCTACCTGATTTTTACCGCCAATATTTGCCAGTTATCCGCATAGTGTTCTTCTTAGCGTCCAATGTGTTGTGTACCCCTGTTgaatatttgtttacttttttttagagTTTTGATTGGTTTATTCTGCTCCACTCCTGGTGTTGCTTTGTCGCGTGCAGTGAATCGTAAACAAGCATTAAAAATGTTACTTACTGGAGAATCCATATCTGCATCAGGTATAGATAAAAATGTTGATATAGTTACGTtactatttttaatatttatcaaaTAGTTGAATTTAGCGAGTACGAATCGACTGTGTACAACTAGCTACTTATTTTTCTCAATACGAAATTTTAAAATGGTTTGCGAATTTGGGGTTTGTAAAAATGCTTTGGCGAACATTTAATTCATGAAAAATCCTGAATTTATGTtgtgttataaaaatattaacgGTGTATAATTTTTATCCTATTAGAGGCCTTGTCCGCTGGTCTTATTAACGAAATGGTAACAGAGGATAAAGTTGCTGAAACAGTAAGTATGAGTAATTTGCTCAGACCTCTCTCGTACATTTAGTCATGTTAGTATGTTAGTAAATCCCGTTAAATACTTTTCCTAAAGTATCGTAATTTGTCCTTTAATTATTTTCACGTTAAACTGGACCGTCACAACTTCCTCCGCTATTTGAGTTTTGAGAAGCTGATTATTTATTGATTGAAAAAGGGGTCTTTTTAAGCTGACTTTTAAGGGTTAAACAATTTTTGCCTCGAAGgctaagaattaatataaaaacgGTTTTCGATTTGCAACCGACATAATGCTTAATATATTCGTGAGTACAGCTTGTTTTCCAATTAAGTACGTAATTTTTGTGTAACGATTTATCgtgaatttttttcactgatAATGAAAAGTTTATCAGTTGTACTCTAATGTGGCTTACCGTTTTTATGTCATTGAAAACTAAGCTTAAGGCGTTAACTAATAATAATGCGTTTTGTAACTGAATATTATGCTAAAATCTACTTTCTAGAGTCAAAAATTAGCTGAAAAAATAGTCCACCACAGTCGACCTGTCATTGCAGTTGGAAAGAAAACGTTTTATCAACAGGTGAAACAAACAAGAGATGAGGCGTACTGGTAAGAGGTTTTTCTTTACAATTCTTTTCCGTAACATTTTCCACTAATTTCACCTATTTTTCATTATGTCATAACTAAAATAGATATgcacaaaaaggaaaaattgatGTGGAATTGTCAACTAAGTGGGGGAGGGGGTGAAGTTTTCGACTTAATGAGGAAGGAGGTGGAATTGGTAACTAAAGGGAGTAAGGAGGTGGAATTGATAACTAAAGTGAGGAAGGAGGTGAAATTGATAACTAAAGTGAGGAAAGGAGGTGAAATTGATAACTAAAGTGAGTAAGGAGGTGGAATTGATAACTAAAGTGAGGAAGGAGTTGGAATTGATAACTAAAGTGAGTAAGGAGGTGAAATTGATAACTAAAGTGAGGAAGGAGTTGGAATTGATAACTAAAGTGAGGAAGGAGGTGGAATTGATAACTAAAGTGAGAAAAGGAGGTGAAATTGATAACTAAAGTGAGGAAAGGAGGTGAAATTGATAACTAAAGTGAGGAAAGGAGGTGAAATTGATAACTAAAGTGAGGAAAGGAGATGGAATTGATAACTAAAGTGAGGAAGGAGGTGGAATTGATAACTAAAGTGAGGAAGGAGGTAAAAATGATAACTAAAGTGAGATAAGGAGGTGAAATTGATAACTAAAGTGAGGAAAGGAGGTGAAATTGATAACTAAAGTGAGGAAGGAGGTGGAATTGATAACTAAAGTGGGGAAGAAGGTGGAATTCATAACTAAAGTGAGTAAGGAGGTGGAATTGATAACTAAAGTGAGTAAGGAGGTGAAATTGATAACTAAAGTGCAGAAGGAGGTGAAATTGATAACTAAAGTGAGGAAGGAGGTGGAATTGATAACAAAAGTGAGGAAGGAGGTGAAATTGATAACTAAAGTGAGTAAGGAGGTGAAATTGATAACTAAAGTGCAGAAGGAGGTGAAATTGATAACTAAAGTGAGTAAGGAGGTGAAATTGATAACTAAAGTGAGGAAAGGAGGTGAAATTGATAACCAAAGTGAGTAAAGAGGTGAAATTGATAACTAAAGTGAGGAAAGGAGGTGAAATTGATAACTAAAGTGAGTAAGGAGGTGGAATTGATAACTAAATTGAGTAAGGAGGTGAAATTGATAACTAAAGTGCAGAAGGAGGTGAAATTGATAACTAAAGTGCAGAAGGAGGTGAAATTGATAACTAAAGTGCAGAAGGAGGTGAAATTGATAACTAAAGTGCAGAAGGAGGTGAAATTGATAACTAAAGTGGAGAAGGAGGTGAAATAGAAAACTAAAGTGCAGAAGGAGGTGAAATTGATAACTAAAGTGCAGAAGGAGGTGAAATTGATAACTAAAGTGCAGAAGGAGGTGAAATTGATAACTAAAGTGGAGAAGGAGGTGAAATAGATAACTAAAGTGCAGAAGGAGGTGAAATTGATAACTAAAGTGGGGAAAGGAGGTGGAAGTGATAACTAAAGTGGGGAAAGGAGGTGGAAGTGATAACTAAAGTGGGGAAAGGGTGTAGGATTGCAATACCCCCTGctaagtataaaaatatttcaaaaaaaatttcttttattacaagttccaataaaagttaggaaaagtcacaaaattttagcacTCAGTTACACGCCGAATAAAAGTTATGCCAAGTCAAAGAGCGGTGCGAAAACTTAGTTTAATAGGCTACGACATAGAAAACTTATAAGCTTTACTTTTATTCTTTTGACCTAAATTCTTACATTTCGACAAGGAAGGGCCACCTGTCAGTGTctttatataacatttttggCTGTAAAGTTACTTCTCTCTTGCTTGTTcctttaattcttttttgtagCCTTGCAGAGAACGTTATGGTTGAAAATTTGAAACATGCTGATTCACAGGAAGGAATTGATGCTTTTTTCACCAAACGAAAGCCATCGTGGACGGATGAATGATTGACTGGTTGGAACATATAAATGCGTGTTTTTGATTGGTGGATTGCGGACGCCGGAAATTTCTTTTGtacaatatttatatatatcttttattatgtaacattttttataattctaaaaattaattaaccGCCAatataccttatcggtaaaaaaaagtcggAAAAAATTAGTCGGAAAAAAAAAGTCgacaaaaaatattagtcacttggacaaaatttagtcactttttgcctattaaatttttgaattttgtcactaataaagaataattaCATAAAACTGATGAAAATTGCTTTTTGATGCATCACAAAAAAAAGAACTAAAACAATCAAAAATTCATAATGGCGGTCTCACAGTGGCAATTTATGACCGCTCTATAGACAAAACCAGTCGGGTAATAATTTCAAGACAAAAAGTCAAAATGGTTTGAAAATACTTTAAATATATTCTGATCTATGACCTAACACTATTTGTATCTTTGTTACAGCGTGTGATCTTTCTTAAAGTTCGTTCGtggtacaaattttttttcaaaaaatctgaCTGGAATTCTCTCCAAAAATTATATCTGTAGCTAAAATGGCTTAAAGTACAGTGTTAGGTCATAGAGTAAACATCCAAGAACGAACTATAAAAATTTGAAGACACAGATTAGCGGTTCTGAAATGACAGCCCTGCCGATCAGGTGAACAAGCGAAAATTGgctaaaattgttaaaaaaatagaacagtaaaaaattaagtttatatCGTAATgctgaattaaaataaaacagtCCTAAAAACCCTTTAAAAACCTCCAGCTTCATAAGATATATCTTCTTTTTCGACAACTTTCTCATTTCGCGTTATTTTGGAATACCGGAGGATCTTTCTACGCTTCTTTTGTGGCGACGACGCATTATAATTGGACAGACGTTTTTGTTTTCGATTAACATTGTCATGTTAATTTTTTCATATAATAATCGGGATCTATGTTAAGAAATTCCATGGTGTCGAGGGCAGCCTTTTGtccataattaaaaaaacacaagcgTCATAACTACAAAGAATAGTGTGTTGACACCAACATGTGTTGATTTGGGCACCCGGTTCCAAGTTGTACCGTTGAATGATTCGTTGTTGTTTTGCGTCTTACCGTGGAACAACTTTTTCATCATTTCCTCTTTACACAGGTCAGTGTAAATTGGAAGAATCGCTTTTCTGATATCAACTGGCAATTCCCCCTTTGATTTGCACAAATTGGTATTGTTGATCTTGTCCAATTGATACTGACAACAAGATTCATTCGATTTAGGGCAAGAATCATGGTATCCCGCAACATGAAATATGGGTGCGAGACATGATTTTTTCATTCCCTTGAGGTTACTAACATTTTGGCGGAGTGCTatacaaataattttgtaacGTGTCAATTTTTGCATCTGTCAATCTACCTCTACCTTTAAtacttttagtgttttttttagtttacgTAGTCTGCATCCAATTCGTTTTTGATAATGGCCGATGCATTCTTGTTTTATCATTGGTTTTTCTCCGTAGATATCTTTGACATTTGAAATGAGGTGATGATCTCGAGTCTTCATTTAAGGTCAGCTGATGAAACGCTGCATTTATGTCTAGCTTCGTAAAACATGTGGCTCCTTCAAGCTGTACGAGCAAATCATCGACCGCTGGTGTAGGGTATCTTGTGCGCGTTATTAGC from Hydractinia symbiolongicarpus strain clone_291-10 chromosome 6, HSymV2.1, whole genome shotgun sequence includes:
- the LOC130647819 gene encoding enoyl-CoA hydratase domain-containing protein 3, mitochondrial-like — protein: MFRPAYIKILPRCRTKAIAFQKQCLHLSSYTHQKREAGLSERTLVSTQNGIRRITLNSLKKRNALSLMMLKELKERLLDCHEDKDVRVVIIDHNGPVFSSGHDLKELQSNTGSEYHTKIFQTCTEVMNLVQDIDVPVIAEVNGVATAAGCQLVATCDLAVASDKSIFAVPGVLIGLFCSTPGVALSRAVNRKQALKMLLTGESISASEALSAGLINEMVTEDKVAETSQKLAEKIVHHSRPVIAVGKKTFYQQVKQTRDEAYCLAENVMVENLKHADSQEGIDAFFTKRKPSWTDE